The genomic stretch TTATGCAATTCTTTAGAGATTTCCTCTTTTTCCTTTTCCTTAGCGGATAATGTAGCGTTTATAATTTGTATTTCCTGATCGTTGACAAGGTTTTGCATTTTTTGTTTGAGTAAGATTTCTTGTTGATTTGCTAATTGATTCGCTGCTTTTTTTAGTTTGTAAAAATACACCGAAATGATGATGACCAAACTGAGGATAATCGCGAAAGCAATTAAATACCCATATAATTTTTTGTTTTCTTCTTGCTTTCTAAAAGCTACTTCTTCGGCTAATGCACGCTCTTTTTCTAGCAATGAAATTTCTACTTTTTTTACTTCTGATTGATACGATTTTTGCAATGCAGCAATTTCCCAAAGCTTTTGTTCATTGAATACGGAATCATTTAATACTTCATATTGCAATTGATATTCATACGCTTTTTGATAGTTTCCTTCGCTTTGCGCAAATTCGCTTTGTTTTTTGGCTATATAACGCTTTAACGTTAGTTTTTCGTCACCTTCAGAAAGTACAATTGCTTTTTGTAATTCAGATTTCGCTTTTACCAATTGATTTTTATATTGATAGATATTTGCACGTGCAATATGAATTTTTGCTTTGATTGAAGTTTCTTTTTTATGCTGTTCTAAACGTGTTGCTTTTTGCAGATAATTCAACGCAAGTGCCGTATTTTTTTTTGCGTATAATTCGGCAATATTCAAATAACCTCTTACTAATTGAGATGAATCTGAAATTTTTTCTTTGAGCTGAATGCTTTTTTTGAAATATTCCAACGAAAGTGAATCATCACCTTTTTCGTAGAATAATGCGCCCAAATTGTTATACATTTTGGCAGTTTGAGAACTATTTTCTTTCTCTTTGTAATGGTTTAATGCTTTTGTATAATAGAATTCCGCAAGTTTGTAATTGTTTGACAGACTGTATACATTTCCAAGATTTGAATACGCTGCAATTGTTTGCCTATTAGTGGTTTCTTGATTGTTTAATAGCAATGATTTTTGGTAATGATAGATAGCGGAATCGTAAATACCAGTCGTAGTATATACATTTGCAATATTTACATGTGTACTAATTTGTTGTTTATGCGTAATGCTACTATCTGTAAGCGCCAATCCTTTTTTATAGTTCGCCAACGCTTCTTCATAGAATTCATTTTTTTTGAATAGCAATGCTTTTGTATTGTACACAGCAAGTAATCCTTTGTAGTTTTGAGCAGTTTCTTCTAGCTTTTCCGATTTTTGCAATACGTGCAATGCACTGTCTAGTTGTTTTTTACTATTCCAATAATGCGCTTGAATTCTAAGGCTTCTGGCACTTCCTTTTTTATAGTTATGTATTGTTGCTAAAGAATCGGCAGTTTTGGCAAGTACATAGCAATTTTCCCAAGCTCTTTTTCTTAAAAATTTAAAAGCATTCGTATTTAAACTATCAATATGTTGTACATGTTTTGTTGGTATGGAAGCTTTTTCTTGCTTACAACCAACAAAACATATAACAACTAGTATCATACTACTTAGTATGTGTATGATTTTATGATTTACAGTGTATTTCATTCCAAATTAAAGAATT from Kordia antarctica encodes the following:
- a CDS encoding tetratricopeptide repeat-containing sensor histidine kinase, encoding MKYTVNHKIIHILSSMILVVICFVGCKQEKASIPTKHVQHIDSLNTNAFKFLRKRAWENCYVLAKTADSLATIHNYKKGSARSLRIQAHYWNSKKQLDSALHVLQKSEKLEETAQNYKGLLAVYNTKALLFKKNEFYEEALANYKKGLALTDSSITHKQQISTHVNIANVYTTTGIYDSAIYHYQKSLLLNNQETTNRQTIAAYSNLGNVYSLSNNYKLAEFYYTKALNHYKEKENSSQTAKMYNNLGALFYEKGDDSLSLEYFKKSIQLKEKISDSSQLVRGYLNIAELYAKKNTALALNYLQKATRLEQHKKETSIKAKIHIARANIYQYKNQLVKAKSELQKAIVLSEGDEKLTLKRYIAKKQSEFAQSEGNYQKAYEYQLQYEVLNDSVFNEQKLWEIAALQKSYQSEVKKVEISLLEKERALAEEVAFRKQEENKKLYGYLIAFAIILSLVIIISVYFYKLKKAANQLANQQEILLKQKMQNLVNDQEIQIINATLSAKEKEKEEISKELHNNIGSLLTSVKFHFQAFDKNVIETHEGTKKLYEKTNQILDNVTDEVRAISHRFDKDPIPEFNLENAITNFSKKVENRNLKVYTTIHGLETFQNSQTSIFIFRILQELVNNVLKHAQASELSINITRNSNHINMMVEDNGKGFKVEKKRYGIGLKNLKKELKILDGSCHIDSNELRGTIVNIDIPIH